One Fusarium musae strain F31 chromosome 6, whole genome shotgun sequence DNA segment encodes these proteins:
- a CDS encoding hypothetical protein (BUSCO:EOG092656CM): MANRQMARDMQVEFQARFQAKQARREAQKAAKQDPILKKQIQDLLKKGETQKAYQKAKMLLSKQALAQQMDQMADMAELSAAQIQANNSMNRMTQMMAQSSRTMNVAQKNTNPEKTLVTLEQFKQQNEEYAMSNGIYQDAITQSTSTQVGEDAVHELLGKLADDAGLELSKELNQATPSNAEPQQTNEPTAEEEDKLQQRLRALRA, from the exons ATGGCGAACCGTCAGATGGCCCGCGACATGCAAGTCGAGTTCCAGGCTCGTTTCCAAGCCAAGCAGGCTCGCCGCGAGGCCCAGAAGGCAGCCAAGCAGGACCCTAtcctgaagaagcagatccAGGACCTTCTCAAAAAGGGCGAGACGCAGAAGGCTTAccagaaggccaagatgCTGCTGTCGAAGCAGGCGCTTGCCCAGCAGATGGATCAGATGGCTGATATGGCCGAATTGTCTGCTGCGCAGATTCAGGCCAACAACTCGATGAACCGCATGACACAGATGATGGCCCAGTCATCACGAACTATGAACGTGGCCCAGAAGAACACCAACCCCGAAAAG ACCCTCGTTACTCTTGAACAGTTCAAGCAGCAAAACGAAGAATACGCCATGTCCAACGGCATCTACCAGGACGCCATCACCCAGTCTACCTCTACCCAAGTCGGCGAGGATGCTGTCCACGAACTTCTCGGCAAGCTTGCCGACGAcgctggccttgagctcagcAAGGAACTCAACCAGGCGACACCTTCTAACGCCGAGCCTCAGCAGACTAACGAGCCTAccgccgaggaggaagataagCTCCAGCAGAGGCTGCGAGCCCTGCGCGCATAG
- a CDS encoding hypothetical protein (EggNog:ENOG41), with the protein MAGIDALLERGPEETGQRQPATKDPEELKRHLEELLLSPSAEFSPDWLNRLQQRWDYEADYTSLYKVAPPHTRTLTRFQRHGLEGRVTGYKNVTVPANSATAKNSTSLSRKPANRADFVRGAAGFFPFAPGGLEGIEATAAFEDQVHTGATGGPTETSGSGNKLERVIQLGSEGGLLEKAPGMSRGIDFTKKKTSISQEDANAVKEVLEEDPEDAKVEEGGNAASTDATTPDATPDETAEDGDDIDDILPVEFPALEPHGVLAASSARKAGREWAHMVDINHDMSNFRELVPDMAREWPFELDTFQKEAVYHLENGDSVFVAAHTSAGKTVVAEYAIALAAKHMTKAIYTSPIKALSNQKFRDFRQTFDEVGILTGDVQINPEASCLIMTTEILRSMLYRGADLIRDVEFVIFDEVHYVNDFERGVVWEEVIIMLPEHVSLILLSATVPNTKEFASWVGRTKQKDIYVISTPKRPVPLEHYLWAGKNIHKIVDSEKKFIEKGWKDAHFAIQGKDKLKPAETTVATRGGNPRGNQRGGTQRGGPQRGGRGGGQQQRGGNQQRGRGGPPRASHAPGHMGRGGRAGGFTSVAQDKNLWVHLVQYLKKSTLLPACIFVFSKKRCEENADALSNQDFCTAAEKSHIHMIIEKSVARLKPDDRQLPQIIRLRELLSRGIAVHHGGLLPIVKELVEILFAQTLVKVLFATETFAMGLNLPTRTVVFSGYRKHDGHSFRNLLPGEYTQMAGRAGRRGLDTVGSVIIVPPGGLDDAPPVADLRNMILGEPSKLRSQFRLTYNMILNLLRVEALKIEEMIKRSFSEHATQQLLPEHEKDVKLAQADLAKVKRDSCEICDVSMDECHQASQDFKRLTFELYKGLLSIPIGRRMFSQHRLVVFNWDGIRSIGILLADGISNKGTTEDPTLHVCAIKSLRDRRDATDQLPFIPAFRKYLHELPKSKKRVQTKTLHVPLSDVECLTRWVTKGIIPEIFQGGDGYQQAKDKLQELCGSWDDRWEELDLSRIKQLQLQEIVEKRVELVKTISNSPAEKCPEFLKHFAMCHDEWLIKDHISQLKQSLSDQNLQLLPDYEQRVQVLKELGFIDDATRIQLKGKVACEIHSGDELVLTELILDNVLADYEPAEIAALLSAFVFQEKTDIEPSLTGNLERGKEKIVAISEKVNDVQTRLQVIQSADDSNDFVSRPRFGIMEVVYEWARGMSFKNITGLTDVLEGTIVRTITRLDETCREVKNAARIVGDPELYQKMQQAQEMIKRDITAVASLYM; encoded by the exons ATGGCTGGTATCGACGCTCTCCTTGAAAGAGGGCCTGAAGAGACTGGTCAACGCCAACCTGCAACTAAAGATCCAGAAGAGCTCAAGCGACACCTAGAGGAGCTCCTCCTCTCACCCTCAGCTGAGTTCTCACCAGACTGGCTCAACCGACTTCAGCAGCGATGGGATTATGAGGCCGACTACACTTCGCTTTACAAGGTTGCGCCGCCGCATACTCGAACTCTCACCAGATTCCAGCGTCATGGACTTGAAGGCCGTGTTACAGGCTACAAGAACGTCACTGTCCCCGCAAACAGTGCCACGGCCAAAAACTCGACAAGTCTGTCTCGAAAGCCTGCCAACCGTGCTGACTTCGTGAGAGGCGCCGCAGGTTTCTTTCCCTTCGCTCCTGGAGGTCTAGAGGGCATTGAAGCAACGGCGGCATTTGAGGATCAAGTCCACACAGGTGCTACAGGAGGTCCTACGGAGACCAGTGGTTCAGGAAACAAGCTTGAACGAGTGATTCAGCTTGGTTCCGAGGGTGGATTACTGGAAAAGGCTCCTGGAATGAGCAGAGGTATCGACTTCACTAAGAAAAAGACAAGTATCAGCCAAGAAGATGCCAACGCTGTCAAGGAGGTGCTcgaagaagatccagaagatGCCAAGGTCGAAGAAGGTGGTaatgcagcttcaacagATGCGACTACGCCCGATGCAACTCCCGACGAAACTgctgaggatggtgatgatatcgacgacATTCTGCCTGTTGAGTTCCCCGCCCTAGAACCCCATGGAGTTCTTGCAGCCTCGAGTGCTCGCAAGGCTGGTCGCGAATGGGCGCATATGGTCGACATCAACCATGATATGTCCAACTTCAGAGAACTCGTACCTGACATGGCTAGAGAGTGGCCGTTCGAACTCGACACTTTCCAGAAGGAAGCAGTGTACCACCTGGAGAACGGCGATTCAGTGTTTGTTGCAGCACATACTTCAGCTGGCAAGACTGTTGTAGCAGAGTACGCCATTGCCCTGGCTGCTAAGCATATGACGAAGGCCATTTACACATCGCCAATCAAGGCACTGAGTAACCAGAAGTTCCGCGACTTTCGGCAAACCTTTGACGAGGTGGGTATCCTTACTGGCGATGTTCAGATCAATCCCGAAGCTAGTTgcctcatcatgacaacgGAAATTCTTCGAAGTATGCTGTACAGAGGCGCTGATTTAATCCGCGATGTCGAATTCGTTATCTTCGACGAAGTCCACTACGTCAACGATTTCGAGCGAGGTGTTGTCTGGGAAGAGGTCATTATCATGCTGCCTGAACATGTGTCTCTCATCCTACTGTCTGCTACAGTTCCAAACACTAAGGAGTTTGCATCGTGGGTTGGACGAACGAAGCAGAAAGACATCTACGTTATTTCGACACCGAAGCGACCCGTTCCCTTGGAACATTATCTCTGGGCAGGAAAGAATATCCACAAGATCGTGGACTCGGAGAAGAAGTTCATCGAAAAGGGCTGGAAGGACGCACACTTTGCTATTCAAGGAAAGGATAAGCTGAAGCCTGCAGAGACTACTGTTGCCACTCGTGGAGGCAACCCCCGGGGCAATCAACGTGGTGGTACCCAACGAGGTGGTCCCCAGCGTGGTGGACGTGGAGGAGGCCAACAGCAGAGAGGAGGCAATCAACAACGTGGTCGTGGCGGGCCACCACGAGCGAGCCATGCCCCTGGTCACATGGGTCGTGGAGGCCGCGCTGGAGGTTTCACATCTGTGGCACAAGACAAGAACCTGTGGGTTCATCTTGTCCAGTATCTCAAGAAGTCAACTCTTCTACCAGCTtgcatcttcgtcttctcgaAGAAGCGATGCGAGGAGAACGCAGATGCGCTCAGTAATCAAGACTTCTGcactgctgctgagaagagccATATTCACATGATCATCGAAAAGTCAGTTGCACGATTAAAGCCTGACGACCGACAGCTTCCACAGATTATCAGGCTGAGAGAACTTCTAAGTCGAGGTATTGCTGTTCATCATGGTGGACTGTTGCCCATTGTCAAGGAGCTGGTTGAGATCTTGTTCGCCCAGACATTGGTCAAGGTACTGTTCGCTACAGAAACATTTGCTATGGGTCTTAACCTTCCCACACGAACAGTAGTCTTCTCTGGGTACCGCAAGCATGATGGGCATTCGTTCCGAAATTTGTTACCAGGAGAGTATACTCAGATGGCCGGTCGTGCTGGTCGTCGTGGTCTGGATACCGTTGGTTCAGTCATCATTGTGCCACCAGGAGGCTTGGACGATGCTCCTCCTGTTGCAGATCTCCGAAACATGATTCTGGGAGAGCCGTCTAAGTTGCGGTCACAGTTCCGACTGACATACAACATGATTCTGAATCTCCTCCGAGTGGAGGCCTTAAAGATCGAGGAGATGATCAAGCGCAGTTTCTCCGAACACGCTACTCAACAACTGCTCCCCGAACATGAGAAGGACGTGAAGCTAGCGCAAGCAGATttggccaaggtcaagagagACTCCTGCGAGATCTGTGACGTTTCGATGGACGAATGCCACCAAGCTTCCCAGGACTTCAAGAGACTCACATTTGAGCTGTACAAGGGCTTGCTGTCTATCCCTATTGGACGTAGAATGTTCTCTCAGCACCGACTTGTCGTCTTTAACTGGGACGGTATTCGCTCCATCGGCATCCTCCTCGCAGACggaattagtaataaaggaACGACGGAGGATCCAACACTGCACGTATGCGCCATCAAGTCACTTCGAGATCGACGAGATGCTACCGATCAGCTTCCTTTTATACCTGCTTTCCGCAAGTACCTCCACGAACTTCCCAAGAGTAAGAAGCGAGTGCAAACCAAGACTCTCCATGTTCCTTTGAGTGACGTGGAGTGTCTCACAAGATGGGTGACCAAGGGCATTATTCCTGAGATCTTCCAGGGCGGAGATGGCTATCAACAGGCGAAAGACAAACTTCAAGAGCTTTGTGGTTCGTGGGATGATAGATGGGAGGAACTCGATCTCTCTCGAATCAAGCAACTGCAGCTACAGGAAATTGTGGAGAAGAGAGTTGAATTGGTGAAGACGATATCGAACTCGCCCGCTGAGAAGTGCCCAGAATTCTTGAAGCAC TTCGCTATGTGTCACGATGAGTGGCTCATCAAGGATCATATCTCTCAGCTTAAGCAGTCATTGTCTGATCAGAACCTTCAACTTCTACCTGATTACGAACAACGAGTTCAAGTGCTTAAGgagcttggcttcatcgaTGATGCCACCCGGATCcagctcaagggcaaggtcgCCTGCGAGATTCACTCCGGTGATGAACTGGTTCTGACTGAGCTCATTCTTGACAACGTCCTCGCCGATTACGAACCCGCCGAAATTGCCGCTCTCCTTTCGGCGTTTGTGTTCCAAGAAAAGACCGACATAGAACCATCCCTGACTGGCAACCTCGAGCGAGGAAAGGAGAAGATTGTTGCCATCTCTGAGAAGGTGAACGATGTGCAGACCCGACTACAAGTCATTCAGTCTGCCGATGACTCAAATGACTTTGTTTCTCGGCCACGATTCGGTATCATGGAAGTGGTCTACGAGTGGGCTCGAGGTATGAGCTTCAAGAACATCACCGGCTTGACCGATGTCCTTGAGGGAACGATTGTACGAACAATTACACGATTAGATGAGACATGTCGCGAGGTGAAGAATGCAGCGAGAATTGTGGGTGACCCCGAACTATATCAGAAGATGCAACAGGCACAGGAAATGATCAAGAGGGATATCACGGCAGTGGCAAGTCTCTACATGTAA
- the PDB1 gene encoding pyruvate dehydrogenase E1, beta subunit (EggNog:ENOG41) has product MSRILRPAARLAASTRALRAPAVPSFAQSVAARAALARPVVFGSAQTRSYADAQSSGVKEVTVRDALNEALAEELEQNEKVFILGEEVAQYNGAYKVTKGLLDRFGEKRVIDTPITESGFCGLAVGAALSGLHPVCEFMTFNFAMQAIDQIINSAAKTLYMSGGIQPCNITFRGPNGFAAGVGAQHSQDYSAWYGSIPGLKVVSPWNSEDAKGLLKAAIRDPNPVVVLENELMYGQSFPMSEAAQKDDFVIPFGKAKIERSGKDLTIVSLGRTVGQSLVAAENLKKKYGVEAEVINLRSVKPLDVETIIQSVKKTGRLLSVESGYPAFGVGSEILALTMEYGFDYLDAPAARVTGAEVPTPYAQKLEEMSFPTEKLIEDYAAKVLRL; this is encoded by the exons ATGTCTCGCATTCTCCGACCCGCAGCTCGCCTAGCTGCTTCGACCCGGGCTCTTCGCGCTCCCGCTGTCCCCTCGTTCGCCCAGTCTGTCGCCGCTCGCGCTGCTCTTGCTCGACCTGTTGTCTTTGGTTCCGCCCAGACCCGATCCTACGCCGATGCCCAGAGCTCTGGTGTCAAGGAGGTCACTGTCCGAGATGCGCTCAACGAGGCCCTcgctgaggagcttgagcagaACGAGAAGGTCTTCATTCTCGGTGAGGAGGTTGCTCAGTACAACGGTGCCTACAAGGTGACCAAGGGTCTTCTCGACCGCTTCGGTGAGAAGCGTGTCATCGATACACCCATTACTGAGTCTGGTTTCTGTGGTCTCGCTGTTGGTGCTGCCCTCAGTGGTCTTCACCCCGTC TGTGAGTTCATGACCTTCAACTTCGCCATGCAGGCCATCGATCAGATCATCAACTCTGCTGCCAAGACCCTATACATGTCTGGTGGTATCCAGCCTTGCAACATCACCTTCCGTGGTCCCAACGGCTTCGCTGCTGGTGTCGGAGCCCAGCACTCCCAAGACTACTCCGCTTGGTACGGCAGCATCCCCGGTCTCAAGGTCGTCTCTCCCTGGAACTCCGAGGATGCCAAGGGTCTCCTGAAGGCCGCCATCCGCGACCCCAACCCCGTCGTTGTTCTCGAGAACGAGTTGATGTACGGACAGAGCTTCCCCATGTCCGAGGCTGCCCAGAAGGACGACTTCGTCATTCCCTTCGGTAAGGCCAAGATTGAGCGATCCGGCAAGGACCTGACCATTGTCTCCCTCGGCCGCACTGTTGGCCAGTCTCTTGTTGCCGCCGAgaacctcaagaagaagtacgGTGTCGAGGCTGAGGTTATCAACCTGCGATCCGTCAAGCCTCTCGATGTTGAGACCATCATCCAGTCCGTCAAGAAGACCGGCCGTCTCCTGTCCGTTGAGTCTGGCTACCCTGCCTTCGGTGTCGGATCTGAGATCCTTGCCTTGACAATGGAGTACGGCTTTGACTACCTCGATGCCCCTGCTGCCCGTGTCACCGGTGCTGAGGTCCCTACCCCTTACGCCCAGAAGCTCGAGGAGATGTCCTTCCCCACCGAGAAGCTGATCGAGGACTACGCTGCCAAGGTTCTCCGTCTGTAA
- the ERG6_3 gene encoding Delta(24)-sterol C-methyltransferase: MVASSTASNLEREDHQRDADFNRAMHGTSAQARGGVAAMFRKGGSAKQAAVDEYFKHWDNKRAEDETPEERAARTAEYATLTRHYYNLATDLYEYGWGQSFHFCRFSQGEPFYQAIARHEHYLAHQIGIKEGMKVLDVGCGVGGPAREIAKFTGAHITGLNNNDYQIERATHYAFKEGLSDQLKFVKGDFMQMSFPDNSFDAVYAIEATCHAPTLKGIYSEIFRVLKPGGVFGVYEWLMTDEYDNDNLRHREIRLGIEQGDGISNMCKVSEGLDAIKDSGFEMLHHEDLAMRPDALPWYWPLAGELRYIQSVGDIFTIVRMTTWGRTIAHGLAGLLETFKLAPAGTKKTADSLALAADCLVAGGRDHLFTPMYLMVARKPSA; this comes from the exons ATGGTTGCCTCATCTACCGCCTCCAACCTCGAGCGCGAGGATCACCAGCGCGATGCCGACTTCAACAGGGCCATGCACGGCACCTCTGCCCAGGCCCGAggtggtgttgctgccaTGTTCCGAAAGGGTGGTTCTGCTAAGCAGGCTGCTGTCGACGAGTACTTCAAGCACTGGGACAATAAGCGCGCTGAGGACGAGACTCCTGAGGAGCGAGCT GCCCGTACTGCCGAATACGCCACTTTGACTCGACA CTACTACAACCTTGCTACCGATCTCTACGAGTATGGCTGGGGCCAGTCTTTCCACTTCTGCCGATTCTCCCAGGGCGAGCCCTTTTACCAGGCCATTGCCCGCCATGAGCACTACCTTGCTCACCAGATTGGCATCAAGGAGGGCATGAAGGTTCTCGACGTCGGTTGCGGTGTTGGTGGTCCCGCCCGCGAGATCGCCAAGTTCACTGGCGCCCACATCACCGGTCTGAACAACAACGACTACCAGATTGAGCGTGCTACCCACTACGCTTTCAAGGAGGGTCTGTCAGACCAGCTCAAATTTGTCAAGGGTGACTTTATG CAAATGTCCTTCCCTGACAACAGCTTCGATGCCGTTTACGCTATTGAGGCTACTTGCCACGCCCCTACTCTCAAGGGCATCTACAGCGAGATCTTCCGAGTTCTCAAGCCCGGTGGTGTCTTCGGTGTGTACGAGTGGCTCATGACCGACGAGTACGACAACGATAACCTCCGCCACCGTGAGATTCGATTGGGTATCGAGCAGGGCGATGGTATCTCCAACATGTGCAAGGTCTCTGAGGGCCTTGACGCCATCAAGGACTCTGGTTTCGAGATGCTTCACCACGAGGATCTTGCCATGCGCCCTGATGCTCTCCCCTGGTACTGGCCCCTCGCCGGTGAGCTCCGCTACATTCAGTCCGTTGGTGACATCTTCACCATCGTACGCATGACCACCTGGGGACGAACCATTGCCCACGGTCTGGCAGGTCTTCTTGAGACATTCAAGCTTGCTCCTGCTGGAACCAAGAAGACTGCTGACAGTCTGGCTCTCGCTGCCGACTGCTTGGTCGCCGGTGGTCGGGATCACCTCTTCACCCCCATGTATCTCATGGTGGCTCGCAAGCCTTCTGCGTAA
- the SLT11 gene encoding Pre-mRNA-splicing factor slt11 (BUSCO:EOG09263BDA), protein MPPQIKQDLNRSGWETTDFPSVCETCLPDNPYVKMLKEDYGAECKLCTRPFTVFAWSGTRANGRKKRTNICLTCARLKNCCQCCMLDLSFGLPIVVRDAALKMVAPGPQSDINREYFAQNNEQLIEEGKVGQEEYEKTDEKARELLRRLANSKPYFRKGRTIEEGESSKGGNAAVGAGLGGPGPIRTRDTKAAAAAGARTGGKGRQVFPSAAQLPPNPRDWAPPADKNIMSLFVTGIEDDLPEYKLRDFFKVHGKIKSLVCSHMSHCAFVNYETREAAERAAEACQGRAVIAGCPLRVRWGQPKAIGTMDKDERTQMLRDARQRQGGSQGQRSIEGGSSSANRQALPAPVAAPPGASDTPAYAALTGE, encoded by the exons ATGCCGCCTCAGATCAAGCAGGATCTCAACCGATCAGGATGGGAGACCACCGACTTTCCCTCCGTCTGCGAGACGTGTCTACCTGATAATCCTTATGTCAAGATGCTTAAAGAAGATTATGGTGCCGAATGCAAATTG TGTACCAGACCTTTCACCGTATTCGCCTGGAGCGGTACTCGCGCCAACGGTCGTAAGAAGCGAACAAACATTTGCTTGACTTGTGCGCGACTCAAGAACTGTTGCCAATGTTGCATGCTCGATCTTTCCTTCGGCCTCCCCATCGTCGTTCGCGATGCCGCTCTCAAGATGGTCGCGCCCGGCCCGCAGTCAGATATCAACCGAGAATACTTTGCGCAAAACAATGAGCAGCTCATCGAGGAGGGAAAGGTTGGACAGGAGGAATACGAAAAGACGGACGAGAAGGCGCGCGAACTGCTACGAAGACTCGCCAACAGCAAGCCTTACTTTCGTAAAGGAAGGACTATCGAGGAGGGAGAGAGCTCCAAGGGTGGAAACGCAGCTGTAGGCGCTGGTCTTGGAGGACCTGGACCAATTCGAACCCGAGACAcaaaggctgctgctgccgcgGGAGCTAGAACTGGTGGTAAAGGTCGTCAGGTCTTCCCCAGTGCTGCTCAGCTCCCTCCTAACCCACGCGACTGGGCTCCTCCCGCCGACAAGAATATCATGTCACTTTTCGTGACCGGCATCGAGGATGATCTCCCAGAGTACAAGCTTCGCGACTTCTTCAAGGTCCacggcaagatcaagagctTGGTCTGCTCACACATGTCGCACTGCGCATTTGTCAACTACGAAACTCgagaggctgctgagaggGCTGCTGAAGCTTGTCAGGGTCGCGCCGTCATTGCAGGATGCCCTCTAAGGGTTCGATGGGGACAACCGAAGGCTATCGGTACTATGGACAAGGACGAGAGGACGCAGATGTTGCGAGATGCTAGACAGCGCCAGGGAGGATCTCAAGGCCAGCGATCGATCGAGGGTGGTAGTAGTTCGGCCAACCGCCAGGCTCTGCCAGCTCCTGTGGCAGCACCCCCAGGAGCTTCCGACACACCTGCTTACGCCGCTCTTACCGGAGAGTAA
- the MZM1 gene encoding Mitochondrial zinc maintenance protein 1, mitochondrial: protein MATAPAPALNAYRHLMRAARIAFQGDAPILSAAQLQIRNEFRQKASADAADASAAIKHAEEVAKVLRQNVVQGQRTEEGKDTFSEFRMIGRRRRRKLIAFTELRIHEDIERGDNESIKTAGKGTVGGGCCGGGGKK, encoded by the exons ATGGCCACCGCTCCAGCTCCCGCTCTCAATGCTTACCGACACCTTATGCGCGCGGCGCGAATCGCTTTCCAAG GCGACGCCCCTATCCTCTCTGCCGCTCAGCTTCAGATCCGCAACGAGTTCCGCCAAAAAGCCTCggctgatgctgctgatgcttcTGCAGCGATTAAGCATGCCGAGGAGGTAGCAAAGGTCCTTCGTCAGAACGTTGTTCAGGGTCAAAGGACAGAGGAGGGCAAGGACACGTTCAGTGAGTTCAGAATGATTGGTAGAAGGCGAAGACGGAAGCTAATAGCATTTACAGAGCTGAGAATACACGAAGACATTGAGCGAGGCGATAACGAGTCCATCAAGACGGCTGGCAAAGGCACAGTTGGAGGTGGCTGCTGCGGCGGTGGTGGTAAAAAATGA
- a CDS encoding hypothetical protein (EggNog:ENOG41~BUSCO:EOG092634M1), whose product MASVATVTIPLPALPSGWAADKDFKAIGKLTEATQRTIEPVGPHFLAHARRARHKRTFSEDDRIQAQESTKNVEEGDASDESEPEDPMMLQREAKDWKTQDHYKILGLSKYRWKATEDQIKKAHRKKVLKHHPDKKAAQGRTEDDQFFKCIQKATDVLLDPIKRRQFDSVDEEADVEPPTKKQLQKTDYYKAWSKVFKSEARFSKTHPVPSFGSADATKEQVEEFYNFWYNFDSWRTFEYLDEDVPDDNENRDQKRHQERKNTNARKKKKADDNARLRKLLDDASAGDERIKRFRQEANAAKNKKRFEREAAEKKAKEDAEAAKLAEEKARQEAEAAAKADRESSKKAKEAAKNAVKKNKRVLKGSVKDANYFAAGEPTPADIDSVLGDVETIQGKIDPDEIAALAGKLNGLKVADEIKAVWAGETKRLVEAGKLKEGDVKVLA is encoded by the exons ATGGCTTCCGTGGCTACTGTGACCATCCCCCTTCCCGCCCTTCCCAGCGGCTGGGCTGCCGACAAGGACTTCAAGGCCATCGGCAAGCTCACTGAGGCTACTCAGCGAACCATCGAGCCCGTTGGACCTCACTTCCTCGCCCACGCTCGCCGTGCCCGCCACAAGCGCACTTTCTCTGAGGATGACCGCATCCAGGCTCAGGAGAGCACCAAGAACGTTGAGGAAGGCGACGCCAGCGATGAGAGCGAGCCTGAGGATCCTATGATGCTCCAGCGTGAGGCCAAGGACTGGAAG ACCCAGGACCACTACAAGATTCTCGGCCTCTCCAAGTACCGATGGAAGGCTACTGAGGAccagatcaagaaggctcaCCGCAAGAAGGTCCTCAAGCACCACCCCGATAAGAAGGCCGCCCAGGGCCGTACCGAGGACGATCAGTTCTTCAAGTGTATCCAGAAGGCCACCGACGTCCTTCTTGACCCCATCAAGCGTCGCCAGTTCGACTCCGTCGATGAGGAGGCTGATGTCGAGCCCCCTACCAAGAAGCAACTCCAGAAGACCGACTACTACAAGGCATGGAGCAAGGTCTTCAAGTCTGAGGCTCGCTTCTCCAAGACACACCCCGTCCCCTCATTCGGCAGTGCCGACGCCACCAAGGAACAGGTCGAGGAGTTCTACAACTTTTGGTACAACTTTGACAGCTGGAGAACCTTCGAGTACCTCGACGAGGATGTCCCCGATGACAACGAGAACCGTGATCAGAAGCGACACCAGGAGCGCAAGAACACCAACgctcgcaagaagaagaaggctgacgACAACGCCCGTCTCCGCAAGCTGCTAGATGACGCTTCTGCCGGCGATGAGCGCATCAAGCGATTCCGACAGGAGGCCAACgccgccaagaacaagaagcgtTTCGAGCGcgaggctgctgagaagaaggccaaggaggatgCTGAGGCCGCCAAGCTCGCCGAGGAGAAGGCTCGCCAGGAGGCCGaggctgctgccaaggctgaccGTGAGTCCTCCAAGAAGGCGAaggaggctgccaagaacgccgtcaagaagaacaagcgTGTCCTCAAGGGATCCGTCAAGGACGCCAACTACTTCGCTGCCGGCGAGCCCACGCCCGCTGACATCGACTCCGTTCTCGGCGATGTCGAGACCATCCAGGGCAAGATCGACCCCGATGAGattgctgctcttgctggtAAGCTCAACGGTCTCAAGGTTGCcgatgagatcaaggctgtcTGGGCCGGCGAGACCAAGCGACTCGTCGAGGCTGGTAAGCTCAAGGAGGGAGATGTTAAGGTCTTGGCTTAA